From a region of the Entelurus aequoreus isolate RoL-2023_Sb linkage group LG27, RoL_Eaeq_v1.1, whole genome shotgun sequence genome:
- the LOC133644066 gene encoding angiomotin-like protein 2: MRTAEAGPTTVLHRLIQEQLRWGKLTDTRALLAIQQQALRGGGRPGVGGGVTGSPGRSAEKLSREDTQGSTRQDPQGQEHQGSCVQPEKSFDGHQ, translated from the coding sequence ATGAGAACCGCCGAGGCGGGCCCCACCACGGTCCTGCACCGCCTCATCCAGGAGCAGCTGCGCTGGGGGAAGCTGACGGACACTCGGGCGCTGCTGGCCATCCAGCAGCAGGCCCTGCGCGGAGGAGGACGCCCCGGCGTCGGAGGCGGCGTCACAGGAAGTCCTGGTCGCTCTGCGGAGAAGCTGAGCCGGGAGGACACGCAGGGGTCCACCAGGCAGGACCCTCAAGGCCAGGAGCACCAGGGCAGCTGCGTCCAGCCGGAAAAG